In the genome of Natronolimnobius sp. AArcel1, the window GGGTGGGCAGTCGGCGGAGCGCTCGCAAATGGATTGAACAATTTGTGCATTACTACAACCGACAGAGACCGCATCAATCGCTCGATGGACGAACGCCGACTGAGGAGGTGCTAAACTAGACAGTGCCTGTGTATCGATGATCTATCTAACATCAATCAATTTTCGCTCGCACCTTTTCCATCAGTACTTGCATTATTGGCTTGCATTTATTCGGCCCTGTTGAAATGCTCAGTAAATGATGTTTTTGGCACTATTGGCGGTACGGGGAAAGTAGATACCGTATCCACAACAGAGACACCATTCAAGAGATTCCACGAATCTCGGCCTTGTTGAACCGCTATTACTTAGACGGGAATCTGTGTACACCAGCTGTTTAGTACGTTTGCGTAGCCAAAAGTGTGACCGGGCGGTTCGACGAACAC includes:
- a CDS encoding integrase core domain-containing protein; protein product: VGSRRSARKWIEQFVHYYNRQRPHQSLDGRTPTEEVLN